A stretch of bacterium DNA encodes these proteins:
- a CDS encoding DUF488 domain-containing protein → MKVFTIGTDHRTNFDFARLLVKYGIEVLFDVRRTPEAREDYFRRDGLQALAAGQGIDYVFMGNELGGPRDAGFTQWTAGDEFKRGIDIIRSKAARRACCILCSERTPENCHRLVIAEHLVKQGIEVVHIIDETSVWTPPPPRPPRPTPRPDLRPSQPGRGRWRRPGPRR, encoded by the coding sequence ATGAAAGTCTTTACCATCGGCACCGACCACCGGACGAACTTCGATTTCGCCCGGCTGCTCGTGAAATATGGGATCGAGGTGCTGTTCGACGTCCGCCGCACCCCGGAGGCGCGCGAAGACTACTTCCGCCGCGACGGCCTGCAGGCGCTCGCTGCCGGCCAGGGCATCGACTACGTTTTCATGGGCAACGAACTGGGCGGGCCCCGGGACGCTGGCTTCACTCAATGGACCGCCGGCGACGAATTCAAGCGCGGCATCGACATCATCCGCAGCAAGGCCGCCAGGCGGGCCTGCTGCATCCTCTGCTCCGAGCGCACACCGGAGAACTGCCACCGCCTGGTCATCGCCGAGCACCTGGTGAAGCAGGGCATCGAGGTCGTGCACATTATCGATGAGACTTCGGTCTGGACTCCGCCGCCTCCTCGTCCGCCGCGCCCTACCCCCCGGCCCGACCTTCGCCCCTCTCAACCCGGTCGTGGCCGCTGGCGCCGTCCCGGCCCGCGCCGATGA
- a CDS encoding segregation/condensation protein A: MLLYLVRKSELDVSDVPVGRLTDDFLGAVRQARKLDMESASDFLIMAAVLLRMKTRALLPRSPEEDLTTPTVSLDQIMDEFRRYQQVARMLSDKESERRLLYPRAGESPRAKQAESEDVVALAAALKRVLAKLTPERVAQIAPPRVRLEDKIADLRRLMRERRSADFEEVVTGTTIAEVIVLFIAVLELVRLGELRVRQPDEFGTIRLELREADPVPNG; this comes from the coding sequence TTGCTGCTCTACCTTGTCCGAAAGAGCGAACTGGACGTGTCCGACGTACCGGTGGGCCGCCTGACTGACGACTTCCTCGGTGCGGTCCGCCAGGCCCGGAAACTGGACATGGAATCGGCCTCGGACTTCCTCATCATGGCCGCGGTCCTGCTCCGGATGAAGACCCGCGCCCTGCTCCCGCGCAGCCCGGAAGAGGACCTGACCACTCCTACCGTCAGCCTCGACCAGATCATGGACGAGTTCCGCCGCTACCAGCAGGTCGCCCGCATGCTTTCCGACAAGGAGTCGGAGCGCCGGCTGCTTTACCCGCGCGCCGGCGAGTCGCCTCGCGCCAAGCAGGCCGAAAGCGAGGACGTCGTTGCCCTCGCGGCCGCGCTGAAGCGGGTGCTGGCTAAACTCACCCCGGAACGCGTCGCCCAGATTGCGCCGCCCCGGGTCAGACTGGAAGACAAGATCGCCGACCTGCGTCGCCTCATGCGCGAACGCCGGTCGGCTGACTTCGAGGAAGTCGTGACCGGGACCACAATCGCCGAAGTCATCGTGCTGTTCATCGCCGTACTCGAGCTGGTCCGGCTGGGCGAGCTGCGCGTCCGCCAGCCGGACGAATTCGGCACGATCCGACTGGAGTTGCGGGAAGCGGACCCCGTTCCCAACGGATAG
- the nadA gene encoding quinolinate synthase NadA, which produces MSSSSASANLESTISNLKSSVGAVILAHNYQNPEIYDVADFIGDSLELARQARAASARLIVFCGVRFMAETAKLVNPETPVVLAAPDAGCQMADMITADALRARKNQLGDVTTVAYVNTPADVKAESDICCTSANAIAVVNSLPRDKRILFVPDRNLAAYVARETGRPLLDPGSPSAIRQSPFAIVPWEGFCYVHASFRASDVARARREHPDAFIVVHPECPLEVIDAADAAASTSGMVRLAREHREIVLGTEAGMCDRIRRDLPDVRCWPLRRTALCRNMKLTRLEDVRAALEGGRAETTLPDDIAARARQAIDRMMAV; this is translated from the coding sequence ATGAGTTCCTCTTCCGCGTCCGCCAATCTAGAATCTACAATCTCCAATCTAAAATCCTCGGTTGGCGCCGTCATCCTTGCCCATAACTACCAGAATCCGGAGATATACGACGTGGCCGACTTCATCGGCGACTCCCTGGAACTCGCCCGCCAGGCACGCGCGGCGAGCGCCCGGCTGATTGTCTTCTGCGGGGTCCGGTTCATGGCCGAAACGGCAAAGCTGGTCAACCCGGAAACCCCGGTCGTCCTCGCCGCTCCGGACGCGGGCTGCCAGATGGCGGACATGATAACGGCCGATGCCCTGCGCGCGAGAAAGAACCAACTGGGCGATGTCACCACGGTTGCCTACGTCAATACCCCGGCCGACGTCAAGGCCGAATCCGACATTTGCTGCACCTCGGCCAACGCCATCGCGGTCGTGAATTCGCTGCCCCGAGACAAGCGCATCCTCTTTGTGCCCGACCGCAACCTCGCCGCCTACGTCGCCCGCGAGACCGGCCGTCCGTTGCTGGATCCCGGTTCGCCAAGCGCCATTCGCCAATCGCCATTCGCCATTGTTCCATGGGAGGGCTTCTGCTACGTCCATGCGTCTTTCCGGGCGTCCGACGTGGCGCGCGCCCGCCGTGAGCACCCCGATGCATTCATCGTCGTCCACCCGGAATGCCCGCTCGAGGTAATTGACGCCGCGGACGCGGCCGCTTCGACCTCCGGCATGGTCCGACTGGCGCGGGAACACCGTGAAATCGTGCTCGGGACCGAGGCCGGGATGTGCGACCGCATCCGCCGCGACCTCCCGGACGTGAGATGCTGGCCGCTGCGCCGGACCGCGCTCTGCCGGAACATGAAGCTCACCCGGCTTGAAGACGTCCGGGCCGCGCTGGAAGGCGGGAGGGCCGAGACGACCTTGCCCGACGACATTGCCGCCCGCGCGCGTCAAGCCATTGATCGGATGATGGCGGTGTAG